The genomic window AACCTCATTTTTTTTTCCAGTGAAAAAGGTGGAAATATTTTTATTGAAATTTTTACTGGTTTTCGTCCATTCTTCTTCAGTGAACACATGGAAAACCTGAGTGTAATTTTTATTTTTTTTGTTGACTAGCTTCATAAGTTTAATTTTTAATACTGTTTTGTTGGGGTTTTACTTCCACCGGATTTTCACGGTTGTTGTAGAACAGCCATTCAATCGCTCTCGGGAATTCCTGTGACCAGTAGAATTCGCTGTGTGTTCCTTCCGGATTAATGCTTGTTTTAAATTCAAAATCAAATAGATTTTTCTTTTCCCAGCGTTTTAAATATTCTTCAAAAATGCGGATTCTTTTTACCATTTTAGAACCTTCCTGAGCGCCGCCGTACAGATAAATTTTTGTTTTGTAAGGTACTCTGAAATTCATTATCGGAAAATTATTGTTGGGCTCCACCCAAAGTGAGGGGGAGAAAATCAACAATTTAGAATAGACTTCAGGATAAAGAAAACCACTATAAATACTGATGAGAGCGCCTAGAGAACTTCCTCCGATTCCTGTATTTTCCCGGTCTCTTTTTGTACGGTAATTTTCGTCTACATAAGGTTTTAACGTATCTGTAATGAAACGGATGTATTTTTTTCCTTCGGATCCGTTGGCCACATTATCATTATCGAAAATATATTCTTTAATTCTCTCTTCGCTGCCATGTTCTATGGCAATGACGATCACATCTCCACGTCCGTATTCGACGAGAATAGAGAGTTTTTTGTCGATTTCCCAATTTCCGTATCCGCTTCCTTCATTGAACAGGTTTTGTGCGTCCTGAAGATACAAAACAGGGTACGTTTTCTCAGAAACATAATAGTCGTAAGGCAACAGAGCCCAGACTTTTCGGTAGCGGTCGAGCTGAGGAATATAAAATTCCTCTGAAATGATCTCTGCAATTGGGAAAAATTCCTTTTTGAAGGGTCCCCAGTTTAATCTCCATTTTTCGACAGTATCAGCAGTTTTTCCGGCAGCTTTTGAAGCTTTCCTGTTGGGCGTGATATTTCCGTATATATCAAGCTCTACGTTTTCCCATCCGCCTTTTGTGAATTTATATTCGATAACATCAGGCAGGATTTCATCATTAATTTCAATATAATAGTTGTTCGGATCCAGCCGTTTAAGTTGAAAGTTGTAATCTTTCGGGTTCCAGTTATTGAAATTTCCGGTAATGTACACCGTTCTGTCGTCGATTTCTTCACTATAAAGTTCAAACCTCATCATGTGTGTTTAATAAATTTTAAAGGCTAAATTTATAAAAAATCTTTTTATAGAGATAATTTTAAAAAATTCATTAGTGAGTGAAAGAAAAAATGATATATTTGGTACAAACCAATGATGGAGAATGATTAACATAATAATTATTTCAACGATAATTAACGGTTTTTGTTGATATTTTTCGTAGTTTCAAACAAAATATAAAATTAAATCAAAACCGTGATGAATTCGGTTAAAACATATACGCTTTTTACAGACCATGATATTTACCTTTTTAAAGAGGGTAAACATTATAAGCTGTTTGACAAATTCGGTGCACATTCTGTAGAAAAAGACGGCGTAAAAGGTGTTTATTTTTCGGTTTGGGCGCCAAATGCAAAAAAAGTTTCCGTTATAGGAAATTTCAATAACTGGAATCATACAGATCATATTTTGTTTCCCCGCTGGGACGAATCGGGTATTTGGGAAGGTTTTATTGCAGGTCTTACCTGGGGAACACTCTATAAATATGCGGTTGAAACAGCGAGAGGCGAAATTCTTGAAAAAAGTGATCCTTATGCTTTAAGCTGGGAACAAAATCTTCAGGCAGCATCGATGGTTTCTACAACCTGGTATGAATGGGACGATAAAGAATGGCTCGAAAATCGCTGGAAAAAAAATACCCTGAATGCTCCGATTTCCGTATATGAAATGCATCTGGCATCTTGGGTACGGGAAGGCGATGATCCCAAAAGATTTTTAAATTATCGTGATATTGCTAAAAAGCTTGTTCCATATATTAAAGAAATGAGCTTCACCCATGTGGAATTCATGCCGGTGATGGAATATCCTTATGATCCAAGCTGGGGATATCAGATTACGGGATTTTACGCGGCGACCTCGCGTTTCGGTTCACCGCAGGATTTGATGTTTTTAATTAATGAACTTCATAAAAACGGAATCGGCGTTATTTTAGACTGGGTTCCATCTCATTTTCCCGGTGATGCCAATGGCTTACACAGGTTTGACGGTTCTTATCTGTACGAGCATGAAGATCCGAGAAAAGGTTTTCATCCCGACTGGAAATCCTATATTTTCAACTACGGACGAAATGAAGTGAAGTCTTTTTTAATTTCAAATGCAATGTTCTGGCTGGGAAGGTATCATGCAGACGGATTACGCGTAGATGCGGTCACGTCGATGCTTCATCTCGATTATTCCAGGAACGAAGGTGAGTGGGAACCC from Chryseobacterium wanjuense includes these protein-coding regions:
- a CDS encoding alpha/beta hydrolase-fold protein, which translates into the protein MRFELYSEEIDDRTVYITGNFNNWNPKDYNFQLKRLDPNNYYIEINDEILPDVIEYKFTKGGWENVELDIYGNITPNRKASKAAGKTADTVEKWRLNWGPFKKEFFPIAEIISEEFYIPQLDRYRKVWALLPYDYYVSEKTYPVLYLQDAQNLFNEGSGYGNWEIDKKLSILVEYGRGDVIVIAIEHGSEERIKEYIFDNDNVANGSEGKKYIRFITDTLKPYVDENYRTKRDRENTGIGGSSLGALISIYSGFLYPEVYSKLLIFSPSLWVEPNNNFPIMNFRVPYKTKIYLYGGAQEGSKMVKRIRIFEEYLKRWEKKNLFDFEFKTSINPEGTHSEFYWSQEFPRAIEWLFYNNRENPVEVKPQQNSIKN
- the glgB gene encoding 1,4-alpha-glucan branching protein GlgB yields the protein MNSVKTYTLFTDHDIYLFKEGKHYKLFDKFGAHSVEKDGVKGVYFSVWAPNAKKVSVIGNFNNWNHTDHILFPRWDESGIWEGFIAGLTWGTLYKYAVETARGEILEKSDPYALSWEQNLQAASMVSTTWYEWDDKEWLENRWKKNTLNAPISVYEMHLASWVREGDDPKRFLNYRDIAKKLVPYIKEMSFTHVEFMPVMEYPYDPSWGYQITGFYAATSRFGSPQDLMFLINELHKNGIGVILDWVPSHFPGDANGLHRFDGSYLYEHEDPRKGFHPDWKSYIFNYGRNEVKSFLISNAMFWLGRYHADGLRVDAVTSMLHLDYSRNEGEWEPNIYGGNVNLEAQTFLQEFNTAVYKEFGDNIITIAEESSDFPMLTKPVHDGGVGFGMKWMMGWMHDTLDYFKEDPINRKFFHHKLTFASMYMYNENYMMPLSHDEVVHGKASLIYKMTGDEWQKFANLRALYVYMFTHPGAKLLFMGDEFGQTSEWNFTQSLDWHLLEYPVHKGLQTLVKDLNHLYRNETALYENQFNPDGFEWIEADDIENSVYIYLRKGKKKDDVFMVILNLTPRVIDYKIGVNAGTHWEVVLNSDDKRYAGSGVNADIFSEQFEEYKNHPKSISINLPPLAGIILKRKDRNYKQNRIKQHKR